A single window of Candidatus Dadabacteria bacterium DNA harbors:
- a CDS encoding COX15/CtaA family protein, which produces MLAKTALGLLFVLLIWGNAVSGLEAGLACPDWPLCHGEVIPPFRWDIYLEFSHRVIGGITSIVLFILCYRRFRAYRKNYRALPLLVVLLLLFQIVLGGIVVLTRLPVDLTTIHFTNAIIIFSITLYMVYFDGVIKKPDFRFSGPAGLFFALFLLVFIQASLGAYVRHLGAGLACPDFPTCLGYWIPPELSGKVLAHFTHRGVAYLLTVVFIFVLILSRKSERLREARKNMSWAVALLFLQIGLGIVVVTSKLLFYVTAVHLAIGLLILSLCLLTWFGYISKDTVAEKTS; this is translated from the coding sequence ATGCTTGCGAAAACTGCTCTAGGTCTTCTGTTCGTGCTTCTTATATGGGGAAATGCGGTATCGGGGCTCGAGGCCGGACTCGCCTGTCCCGACTGGCCGCTTTGCCACGGGGAAGTGATTCCGCCTTTCAGGTGGGACATCTATCTTGAGTTCTCCCACCGCGTAATAGGCGGAATAACATCCATAGTGCTTTTCATTCTCTGCTACAGAAGATTCCGCGCGTACAGAAAAAATTACAGAGCACTTCCGTTGCTCGTAGTGCTGCTTCTTCTGTTTCAGATTGTGCTTGGAGGAATAGTGGTTCTCACCAGACTTCCCGTGGACCTGACTACTATTCATTTCACAAACGCCATCATAATCTTCTCAATTACCCTTTACATGGTGTATTTCGACGGCGTCATCAAAAAGCCTGATTTCCGTTTCTCGGGCCCGGCCGGACTCTTCTTCGCGCTTTTTCTGCTTGTATTCATCCAGGCTTCCCTAGGAGCTTACGTAAGGCACCTCGGAGCGGGACTTGCATGCCCTGATTTCCCCACGTGTCTAGGCTACTGGATTCCGCCCGAGCTCTCGGGCAAGGTGCTAGCGCACTTTACGCACAGGGGGGTCGCTTACCTGCTCACGGTGGTATTTATCTTCGTGCTTATTCTCTCAAGAAAATCCGAAAGGCTAAGGGAAGCGCGGAAAAACATGTCTTGGGCAGTCGCCCTGCTTTTTCTTCAGATCGGGCTTGGAATTGTGGTAGTAACCTCAAAGCTTCTGTTTTACGTCACCGCCGTTCATCTCGCAATAGGTCTTCTGATACTCTCCCTCTGCCTTCTCACCTGGTTCGGGTATATAAGTAAAGACACTGTCGCCGAAAAAACTTCCTAG
- a CDS encoding cytochrome C oxidase subunit IV family protein: MSTHDHTEEHHTGLREYAAVCLTLFVLTAVTVYVAKFDFGDFNIVIAMLVASVKAAIVALYFMHLKFEDKLTWIYALYPLFLLFLLIGFTIMETFTRVPVIK, from the coding sequence ATGAGCACACACGATCACACTGAGGAACATCACACGGGTCTTCGAGAATACGCTGCTGTATGTCTTACGCTGTTTGTCCTGACGGCAGTTACTGTCTACGTAGCGAAGTTTGATTTCGGCGACTTCAATATCGTCATAGCAATGCTAGTAGCGTCTGTAAAAGCAGCGATCGTCGCCCTTTACTTCATGCATCTTAAGTTTGAAGACAAGCTCACGTGGATATACGCCCTGTATCCCCTTTTCCTGCTTTTCCTTCTCATCGGTTTCACCATAATGGAAACCTTCACAAGGGTACCGGTAATAAAGTAG
- a CDS encoding cytochrome c oxidase subunit 3 family protein has protein sequence MSSTAEHAEGHAHGHGLGETVTHNAAKFGMWLFLGTEILLFGGLFAAYALFRAKYPDLFYESHKKLDITLGAINTIVLIFSSFTMALAVSASQKRNRKWLIILLSVTFICGAAFGVNKYFEYGAKFHHGIFPDTNIFFALYFMMTGLHMLHVFLGMGIILALIIMARQGRFKEGNRYTPVEVGGLYWHLVDLIWIYLFPLLYLIG, from the coding sequence ATGAGCAGCACAGCAGAACACGCCGAAGGCCACGCGCACGGACACGGACTCGGAGAGACCGTAACCCACAACGCGGCAAAATTCGGGATGTGGCTTTTTCTCGGAACGGAAATTCTTCTTTTCGGGGGACTCTTCGCGGCGTACGCGCTTTTCAGGGCCAAGTACCCAGATCTTTTCTACGAATCGCACAAGAAGCTGGACATCACTCTGGGCGCCATAAACACCATAGTGCTAATCTTCAGCAGTTTCACGATGGCTCTTGCGGTGTCGGCCTCTCAGAAAAGAAACAGGAAATGGCTGATAATACTGCTTTCCGTAACTTTCATATGCGGGGCGGCTTTCGGGGTAAACAAATACTTTGAGTACGGTGCGAAGTTCCATCACGGCATATTTCCCGATACGAACATATTCTTCGCCCTTTACTTCATGATGACCGGACTTCACATGCTCCACGTGTTTTTGGGAATGGGCATAATTCTCGCCCTGATAATAATGGCCAGACAGGGAAGATTCAAGGAAGGAAACAGATATACCCCGGTTGAAGTCGGGGGGCTTTACTGGCATCTGGTTGACCTTATCTGGATATATCTGTTCCCGCTACTGTATCTAATCGGATAG
- a CDS encoding cbb3-type cytochrome c oxidase subunit I, whose amino-acid sequence MANGVMTQTQHIPYLAQKGLKSWILTTDHKRIGILYLVTISFFFMIAGLAALGMRYELMTPELDFFRTATEYNVAFTLHGSLMVFFFIVPGIAASFGNFLIPLMIGARDVAFPRINLLSFWIYLVGTAILLSALAQPADTGWTFYTPYSIQTGTKVIMITLGVFVLGFSSILTGMNFIVTIHKLRAPGMTWSRLPLFIWASYATAILQLLATPVVGITLLLLIAERAFDIGFFDPAKGGDPILFQNFFWFYSHPAVYIMVIPAFGIISEIIPVFARKPIFGYKAIAYSSFAIAIISFFVWLHHMFVSGISETAAAIFSFLTMLVAIPTAVKVFNWTATLYKGSIDFHSSMLYALSFIVLFTVGGLTGVYLGALAVDVHLHDTYFIVAHMHYVMIGGTVMGFFGALHFWYQKWFGKVFNELIAKVAWFLIFVGFNVTFFPQFFMGFQGMPRRYATYPEEYISYHALSTYGSWILGLGILIMTVNLLVPLWKKGRPESSNPYGSLSLEWQVPSPPPHENFAEIPTVTDWTYAYGKK is encoded by the coding sequence ATGGCAAACGGAGTCATGACTCAAACCCAGCATATACCGTATTTAGCCCAGAAAGGTTTAAAGTCGTGGATTTTGACAACGGATCACAAACGCATCGGGATCCTTTATCTCGTTACGATCTCGTTTTTCTTCATGATTGCCGGCCTGGCGGCCCTGGGAATGAGATACGAGCTTATGACTCCCGAGCTTGACTTCTTCAGAACCGCAACGGAGTACAATGTAGCGTTCACGCTTCACGGTTCCCTGATGGTTTTCTTCTTCATCGTCCCGGGAATCGCGGCGAGTTTCGGCAATTTCCTGATACCGCTAATGATCGGGGCCAGGGACGTGGCGTTTCCCAGAATAAACCTGCTGAGTTTCTGGATATATCTTGTCGGAACGGCAATACTGCTTTCCGCGCTTGCCCAACCGGCTGACACGGGCTGGACATTCTACACTCCCTACAGCATTCAGACGGGCACCAAGGTAATAATGATAACTTTGGGAGTCTTCGTCCTCGGGTTCTCATCGATTCTCACCGGAATGAACTTCATAGTGACCATCCACAAGCTTCGAGCGCCTGGAATGACGTGGTCAAGACTGCCGCTTTTCATATGGGCGTCCTACGCCACTGCCATACTGCAGCTGCTCGCAACGCCGGTTGTGGGAATCACTCTCCTTCTGCTGATAGCGGAGAGGGCGTTTGACATAGGGTTTTTTGATCCGGCCAAGGGAGGGGACCCAATACTGTTCCAGAACTTCTTCTGGTTCTACTCCCACCCCGCCGTCTACATAATGGTTATTCCCGCCTTCGGGATTATCTCGGAGATAATCCCCGTTTTCGCAAGAAAACCCATTTTCGGATACAAGGCAATCGCGTACTCAAGCTTTGCGATTGCAATAATAAGCTTTTTCGTCTGGCTGCACCACATGTTCGTAAGCGGTATATCGGAAACGGCAGCGGCAATATTCTCATTTCTGACCATGCTTGTCGCCATACCGACGGCCGTAAAGGTGTTTAACTGGACCGCAACTCTGTACAAGGGATCAATAGACTTTCACTCATCCATGCTGTATGCGCTGTCTTTCATAGTGCTTTTTACGGTCGGGGGGCTGACCGGTGTTTATCTGGGAGCTCTGGCAGTTGACGTGCATCTGCACGACACCTATTTCATAGTAGCCCACATGCACTACGTCATGATAGGAGGAACCGTGATGGGGTTTTTCGGGGCCCTTCACTTCTGGTATCAGAAATGGTTCGGAAAGGTGTTCAATGAACTTATCGCAAAAGTAGCATGGTTTCTTATTTTCGTTGGATTTAACGTAACGTTTTTCCCGCAGTTTTTCATGGGTTTTCAGGGAATGCCCAGAAGGTATGCGACCTATCCCGAAGAGTACATATCCTATCATGCCCTCTCGACCTACGGATCATGGATACTCGGGCTCGGCATTCTGATAATGACCGTGAACCTGCTTGTACCGCTCTGGAAAAAAGGTCGGCCAGAATCGTCAAATCCCTACGGTTCTCTTTCTCTTGAGTGGCAGGTTCCATCGCCTCCGCCACATGAGAATTTTGCCGAAATACCAACGGTAACTGACTGGACTTACGCTTACGGGAAAAAATAG
- the coxB gene encoding cytochrome c oxidase subunit II, translated as MSTWIPESASNLAASVDNITLFVTIVSVFFFVLISAVLVAFSIKYRRKSEDQETAYITHNPVIETIWTIIPTILLMVIFAWGWIAFKELRNPPPEAIEVNVVAKQWLWEFEYFTGKKSLNELFVQQNKPVRLIMRSEDVIHSFFVPQFRVKQDILPGSYQQLWFTPTKVGTFDLLCAEYCGSGHSQMLATVKVLSPEAFARWEKGDELEDGAALAAISVSPAERGKELHSQRGCLACHSVDGKEVIGPTFKNLYGKTEKLADGSSVLVDENYIRESIYEPQAKMVEGYPPTMPSFKGILSEDEVTALIEYIKTLK; from the coding sequence ATGTCCACCTGGATACCGGAATCAGCTTCAAATCTCGCAGCAAGCGTTGATAACATAACCCTGTTCGTAACAATCGTATCAGTATTTTTCTTCGTCCTGATTTCGGCCGTACTAGTAGCCTTCTCAATCAAGTACAGGCGGAAAAGCGAGGATCAGGAAACCGCCTACATAACTCACAACCCGGTCATTGAAACCATCTGGACCATAATTCCGACCATACTGCTCATGGTCATCTTCGCATGGGGATGGATAGCTTTCAAGGAACTTCGCAATCCGCCTCCAGAAGCGATCGAAGTTAACGTCGTGGCAAAGCAGTGGCTTTGGGAATTCGAGTATTTCACCGGAAAAAAATCGCTGAATGAACTCTTCGTGCAGCAGAACAAGCCCGTAAGGCTCATAATGAGATCAGAGGACGTTATTCACAGCTTCTTCGTTCCGCAGTTCCGAGTAAAACAGGATATTCTTCCGGGCAGCTACCAGCAGCTCTGGTTCACCCCGACCAAGGTCGGCACCTTTGATCTTCTGTGCGCGGAATACTGTGGTTCCGGGCACTCGCAAATGCTTGCGACAGTAAAAGTCCTGAGCCCAGAAGCATTCGCAAGATGGGAAAAAGGAGACGAACTTGAAGACGGAGCCGCCCTGGCGGCAATCAGCGTGTCCCCGGCGGAGAGAGGAAAAGAACTGCATTCCCAGAGGGGCTGCCTTGCGTGCCACAGCGTAGACGGCAAGGAAGTCATAGGGCCAACTTTCAAAAATCTTTACGGGAAAACAGAAAAACTTGCAGACGGTTCATCGGTTCTTGTAGACGAGAACTATATCAGAGAATCAATTTATGAACCCCAGGCAAAAATGGTAGAGGGCTACCCGCCAACGATGCCTTCGTTCAAAGGTATACTGTCTGAGGATGAAGTAACCGCCCTTATCGAGTATATAAAGACGTTGAAGTAG
- a CDS encoding SCO family protein, producing the protein MWRFFIFLSVMYLSSTVPALFTSDVQALSNVNDVEEIGFDEKLASSIDLDTEFRGESGEAVNISSFFGQKKPVVLSLAYFTCPRLCLLGTDGVLEAINQMDAFRPGKDYTVVTVSFDPEEPLDVIGEKSARYKKALAGGAEEAKNWHFLTATAENILRLTDSVGFRFKKDGEEFAHPSGIVILTPDGTISRYLYGVQYDPRNFKLSLIEASEGKIGSSELLNKVLMFCYQFDPVGKRYALAALNVVKVGGMVTLTVLVAFLCLMWRRERKTH; encoded by the coding sequence ATGTGGAGGTTCTTCATTTTTCTCAGTGTTATGTATCTCTCAAGCACGGTTCCGGCTCTCTTCACATCGGACGTTCAGGCGCTTTCTAACGTAAACGACGTAGAAGAAATAGGTTTTGATGAGAAACTTGCGTCTTCCATAGATCTTGACACTGAATTTCGCGGGGAAAGCGGAGAAGCGGTAAATATTTCCTCTTTTTTCGGGCAAAAAAAACCGGTGGTTCTGAGTCTCGCCTACTTCACATGCCCAAGACTCTGCCTTCTTGGGACAGACGGAGTTCTGGAAGCCATAAACCAGATGGATGCCTTCAGGCCGGGGAAGGACTACACCGTGGTGACCGTAAGCTTTGACCCGGAAGAACCCCTTGATGTTATCGGCGAGAAATCCGCAAGATACAAAAAAGCACTTGCGGGCGGGGCTGAAGAGGCCAAAAACTGGCACTTTCTAACAGCGACCGCAGAAAACATACTGAGGCTTACCGATTCAGTGGGATTCCGTTTCAAAAAAGACGGCGAGGAGTTCGCTCACCCTTCGGGAATAGTCATACTCACGCCGGATGGGACAATCTCGCGATACCTCTACGGAGTTCAGTATGATCCCCGTAACTTCAAGTTATCTCTAATAGAGGCTTCCGAGGGAAAGATAGGCTCCTCGGAACTGCTTAATAAAGTGCTTATGTTCTGTTATCAGTTTGACCCTGTGGGGAAAAGATATGCGCTTGCCGCTCTTAACGTCGTCAAGGTGGGAGGAATGGTAACCCTTACGGTTCTCGTAGCGTTTCTCTGCCTGATGTGGAGAAGAGAAAGAAAAACCCATTAA
- the rodA gene encoding rod shape-determining protein RodA, translating into MKFELPYLSSYSWLLLLTALLCLAGLMNLYSVSLLAGLGAFKKQLVWVFAGLLTVAVISRLRPHTLETHSVTFYLFFLVLLGLLFIFGKTVSGSRSWFQIGPVSIQPSEFIKIGIIMMLANYYANDVAAKENYNSVELLKPLALLLVPTAAVIAQPDMGTAMTILLIGSSIILLMGISRKALLRIIIIALISIVPAWHLLIKDYQKERIYSFMDTSTDPFGVSYNSIQSQIAIGSGMGYGKGFSLGSQSNLNFLPAHHTDFAFSVISEEWGFRGSVFILLLYFSIILFILRIATSLEDRFAMIACFGIAAMLFWHAVINIAMVTGLMPIIGTPLFFISYGGSSTLTAFIGIGIVLCLRKK; encoded by the coding sequence ATGAAGTTCGAATTGCCATATCTGAGTAGCTACTCCTGGCTGTTGCTGCTGACTGCTTTGCTTTGCTTAGCGGGGCTCATGAATCTCTACAGCGTCTCGCTGTTGGCTGGCTTGGGTGCATTCAAGAAACAACTCGTATGGGTTTTTGCGGGGCTTTTGACTGTGGCGGTCATTAGTCGCTTAAGACCCCATACGCTGGAAACCCACTCGGTTACTTTCTACCTGTTCTTCCTCGTGTTGCTGGGGTTACTTTTCATATTCGGAAAAACGGTATCGGGGTCCAGAAGCTGGTTCCAGATAGGTCCGGTCTCCATTCAACCCTCCGAATTTATTAAAATCGGCATAATAATGATGCTTGCCAATTACTACGCAAATGATGTGGCCGCAAAGGAAAATTACAATTCGGTGGAACTCCTCAAGCCTCTGGCTCTTCTGCTTGTTCCCACCGCAGCAGTAATTGCCCAGCCCGACATGGGAACCGCGATGACCATTCTTCTTATAGGTTCAAGCATCATCTTGCTTATGGGAATCAGCAGAAAAGCGCTGCTTAGAATAATAATCATAGCGCTGATATCCATCGTGCCGGCCTGGCATCTTCTGATCAAGGACTACCAGAAGGAGAGAATATATTCCTTCATGGACACTTCCACCGATCCTTTTGGTGTAAGCTACAACTCGATTCAGTCCCAGATTGCCATAGGTTCCGGCATGGGTTACGGAAAAGGTTTTTCTCTGGGTTCGCAGTCCAACTTGAATTTTCTTCCCGCACACCATACGGATTTCGCATTCTCGGTGATTTCCGAGGAATGGGGATTTCGGGGTTCAGTGTTTATACTTCTTCTGTATTTCTCCATAATTCTTTTTATTCTTAGAATCGCAACATCCCTAGAAGACCGCTTTGCAATGATCGCATGCTTTGGAATTGCGGCCATGCTTTTCTGGCACGCCGTGATAAATATCGCTATGGTAACGGGACTTATGCCGATCATCGGCACTCCTCTTTTCTTTATCAGTTACGGCGGTTCTTCAACCCTCACTGCCTTCATCGGAATCGGTATAGTTCTTTGCCTGAGAAAAAAATAA
- the mrdA gene encoding penicillin-binding protein 2 codes for MGFLKHRFTIASSLIVLFFVVFSGRLFYLQIYKGEEYRNFSERNILRALELPAPRGRIFDRNGEKILYNKPSFNIRVFPREITDVEELAEKLAEIINVPEKKLLEKLRKIETLQSFYPVTIAKDISREELLLVEKNKETLEGIFLEVGHKRFYPHGEAAAVLLGYTGIADAKEVRTYGRIKAGNELGKMGVEKVFDSELRGTNGLEYVMVNAHGKVISDSVATLLPARKNREMVQGKDIHLTIDAQLQQFAYDALGKEKGAIVAMDVRSGEILAMVSRPSYRPEHISKELSPKERKRTKKKKSFSLLNRSTQGTYPPGSVLKIITAFALLEEKTADPKSSVYCPGHYFINKKRFNCWREEGHGEMNLYKAIVESCDVYFYKLSQKLGVDGLYPYMKKFGLGERTGIALPEKRGVNPSKTWKRKHLKEPWYPGETAILAIGQGYVTATPLQISVMTSAIANGGIIVKPKIRKTDEKRPLRITGEGQRLNAKSVSFLKKALYGAVNEHRGTGIYARSKITSVSGKTGTAQVVSAKFESTEKRFQDHAWFTSYAPSDSAEISVTVLVENGGSGSVAAAPIARKIIETYFKLKKERDEVRIAISE; via the coding sequence ATGGGATTCCTAAAACATAGATTCACAATAGCCTCATCCCTAATCGTGCTGTTTTTTGTCGTCTTCTCGGGGAGGTTGTTCTACCTCCAGATATACAAGGGCGAGGAATACAGGAATTTTTCGGAAAGAAATATCCTGAGGGCACTTGAACTTCCTGCGCCCAGAGGACGGATTTTCGATAGAAACGGCGAAAAAATTCTCTATAACAAACCGTCTTTTAACATACGAGTATTTCCGAGAGAAATAACGGATGTCGAGGAGCTCGCGGAAAAACTTGCGGAGATAATAAACGTTCCAGAGAAAAAACTTCTGGAAAAACTTCGAAAAATAGAAACCCTCCAAAGCTTCTATCCCGTTACAATCGCCAAGGACATAAGCAGAGAGGAGCTTCTTCTTGTCGAAAAAAACAAGGAAACGCTAGAGGGCATATTTCTTGAAGTGGGGCACAAGAGATTCTATCCGCATGGAGAGGCAGCCGCCGTTCTTCTGGGATACACGGGAATCGCCGACGCAAAAGAGGTAAGAACCTACGGTCGGATCAAGGCGGGAAACGAACTCGGAAAAATGGGTGTCGAAAAGGTCTTTGACAGCGAACTCAGAGGAACAAACGGTCTTGAATACGTCATGGTAAACGCACACGGAAAAGTGATCTCAGACTCTGTTGCCACATTATTGCCAGCTCGCAAGAACAGGGAAATGGTCCAGGGAAAAGATATCCACCTCACCATTGACGCGCAACTGCAGCAGTTCGCCTATGACGCTTTGGGTAAAGAGAAAGGGGCCATAGTCGCAATGGACGTAAGAAGCGGAGAAATTCTGGCGATGGTAAGTCGTCCATCCTATCGTCCCGAGCACATCTCGAAGGAGCTTTCTCCTAAGGAAAGAAAAAGAACAAAAAAGAAAAAATCTTTTTCCCTTCTAAATCGCTCAACCCAAGGAACCTATCCGCCCGGGTCAGTGCTCAAAATAATCACGGCTTTTGCGTTGCTAGAGGAAAAAACTGCTGATCCGAAGTCGTCCGTATACTGCCCGGGCCATTATTTCATAAACAAGAAACGTTTTAACTGCTGGCGCGAAGAAGGCCATGGGGAGATGAACCTCTACAAAGCGATTGTCGAATCGTGCGACGTATACTTCTACAAACTTTCCCAGAAGCTTGGTGTTGACGGCCTTTACCCCTACATGAAGAAGTTCGGACTTGGAGAAAGAACCGGCATAGCACTGCCCGAGAAACGGGGAGTGAACCCATCCAAGACATGGAAAAGAAAGCATCTGAAAGAACCTTGGTACCCAGGCGAAACTGCAATCCTGGCAATAGGTCAGGGATACGTTACCGCAACCCCTCTTCAGATAAGTGTTATGACTTCAGCAATAGCAAACGGAGGCATTATAGTCAAACCGAAGATAAGAAAAACGGATGAGAAAAGACCACTGCGGATAACCGGGGAAGGTCAGCGCCTTAACGCAAAGTCAGTATCTTTTCTGAAAAAAGCACTTTACGGTGCCGTAAACGAACACCGGGGCACCGGGATTTACGCAAGATCAAAAATCACGTCCGTCTCGGGTAAGACGGGTACGGCTCAGGTTGTGTCGGCAAAATTCGAGTCGACCGAAAAACGGTTTCAGGACCACGCCTGGTTCACATCCTACGCACCGTCGGATTCGGCGGAGATATCCGTAACCGTCCTCGTTGAGAACGGGGGAAGCGGAAGCGTGGCCGCAGCCCCGATAGCAAGAAAAATCATTGAAACCTATTTCAAACTCAAGAAGGAACGAGATGAAGTTCGAATTGCCATATCTGAGTAG
- the mreC gene encoding rod shape-determining protein MreC, with translation MKKFFSKNQLFLSFILIIVLIHLLPVTFGLAKKENNYTTKLMLSINYGSGAFANYVKDGVRYYWDHYIDLVDTSVENSRLKAKLQEMEAQELMLTEIRLENERLRSLLNYRSSFKGEVVGARVIGSSPSLVGPGFLIIDKGSSSGINEGAPVLNNVRAIGTVHSVNEKTSLVMLMTNPSSVADALVQRSRTRGIVAGAGNHYVMKYIEQEEDIIVGDKIISSGKDNVFPKNIVIGTVIRIEPDKGLQKAIIKPVIDVSRVEEVLIHLN, from the coding sequence ATGAAGAAGTTTTTTAGCAAAAATCAGCTATTTCTGTCCTTTATCCTCATAATTGTTCTAATTCATCTATTGCCCGTCACTTTTGGCTTGGCAAAGAAAGAAAACAATTACACAACAAAGTTGATGCTTAGCATTAACTACGGCTCCGGCGCTTTCGCAAACTACGTTAAAGATGGCGTGAGATACTACTGGGACCATTATATCGACCTCGTCGATACAAGCGTTGAAAATTCCCGCCTGAAAGCAAAGCTACAGGAAATGGAAGCGCAAGAGTTGATGCTAACGGAAATAAGACTTGAGAATGAAAGGTTAAGAAGTCTTCTTAACTATAGAAGTTCCTTTAAGGGAGAAGTGGTGGGAGCAAGGGTCATAGGGAGCAGTCCTTCGCTGGTGGGGCCTGGCTTCCTTATAATAGACAAAGGATCGTCTTCCGGGATAAATGAGGGGGCCCCGGTGCTTAATAACGTCAGGGCCATAGGAACCGTGCACTCGGTAAATGAAAAAACCTCCTTGGTAATGCTAATGACGAATCCCTCAAGTGTGGCGGATGCACTTGTACAAAGGAGCCGTACACGAGGCATAGTTGCCGGAGCGGGAAACCATTACGTTATGAAGTACATTGAGCAAGAGGAAGATATTATAGTCGGAGACAAGATCATATCATCCGGAAAAGACAATGTTTTCCCAAAAAATATTGTTATAGGAACCGTAATAAGAATTGAGCCGGACAAAGGACTTCAAAAGGCCATCATAAAACCGGTAATCGATGTGAGCAGGGTTGAAGAGGTGCTCATACATCTCAATTAG
- a CDS encoding rod shape-determining protein translates to MILDKLLEHFSNDLAIDLGTANTLVYLKGKGIVSNEPSVVAVQNIPGQKSKLIAVGKYAREMVGRTPESIRAIRPLRDGVIADFEAAQKMIEYFIKKSNGHKKSFVRPRVVISVPLEITEVEKRAVKESAEAAGARRVYLIEETMCAAIGSGIEVHRPSGNMVVDIGGGTTGIGVIALSGIVVSKSIKTGGDKMDEAIQLWLKRNHNIVIGHRTAEELKKKFSAHPEINSGRKMQWKVTGRNNISGVPSMLTIDAEEIGEAVEETINQIVDAIMQTLEETPPELSADVFESGIMLAGGGSLLRGLRNRIEQKTGIHIKRAEQPLDCVVMGSGKALEDIELLTSVAI, encoded by the coding sequence ATGATACTGGACAAGCTTCTGGAACATTTTTCAAACGATCTGGCGATCGACCTCGGAACTGCGAACACCCTTGTATACCTCAAAGGCAAAGGGATAGTGTCTAACGAACCATCGGTTGTAGCGGTGCAGAACATTCCGGGACAGAAATCAAAACTCATCGCTGTAGGAAAATACGCTAGGGAGATGGTAGGAAGAACTCCCGAGTCGATCAGGGCCATAAGACCTCTTCGTGACGGTGTTATCGCCGATTTCGAAGCGGCTCAGAAAATGATCGAGTACTTCATAAAAAAATCCAATGGCCATAAAAAAAGCTTCGTGCGCCCGAGAGTAGTAATATCGGTTCCCCTTGAGATTACCGAAGTAGAGAAAAGAGCCGTAAAAGAATCGGCCGAGGCGGCAGGAGCCAGAAGAGTATATCTCATTGAGGAAACAATGTGCGCCGCCATAGGGTCTGGGATAGAAGTGCATAGACCCTCGGGTAACATGGTGGTCGACATAGGAGGCGGTACCACGGGAATAGGCGTTATCGCACTGTCCGGGATAGTTGTGAGTAAATCAATCAAAACCGGCGGAGACAAGATGGATGAAGCCATACAGCTGTGGCTGAAAAGAAATCACAACATAGTAATTGGACACAGGACAGCCGAAGAACTTAAGAAAAAGTTCTCTGCACACCCGGAAATAAACAGCGGCAGAAAAATGCAATGGAAAGTAACCGGAAGAAACAACATTTCCGGTGTCCCCTCAATGCTTACAATTGACGCGGAAGAAATCGGAGAGGCGGTAGAAGAAACCATAAACCAGATAGTCGATGCAATTATGCAGACTTTGGAGGAAACCCCGCCGGAACTCTCTGCAGATGTCTTTGAGTCGGGAATAATGCTAGCCGGAGGCGGTTCGCTTCTAAGAGGGCTGCGCAACCGCATAGAGCAAAAAACCGGCATACATATAAAAAGGGCCGAGCAGCCCCTCGATTGCGTCGTTATGGGTTCCGGAAAAGCTCTCGAAGATATAGAACTTCTAACCTCCGTCGCTATATAA